The following are encoded together in the Tatumella ptyseos genome:
- a CDS encoding helix-turn-helix domain-containing protein produces the protein MMITQFTTAQLPPKERHDYWQEVVCNTFVPLACTLNDMNDFSASLEIRELAEVKVVSIEASPQLVERGKEHRFSCSDEYILLSLAQRGRAGIRQDNREVTLSAGEFSLYDTRKPYQLSFTDPFKQIVVRIPYKAVIDRTGPIDHLTARPFSNQQPFGRLAYDFFMGVAALPAGQSAKTLGKIAEQSIDLLAMAVSPLLHQEKATTLSRNTLLYRIKQHIATHLDSPELTLTQVSQFFGISSRYVNQLFNDEQTSFGRYVLATRLESCAARLSQTHYDHLTVSSIAYRFGFYDMAYFSRAFKARFGITAKAYRRESRYPDT, from the coding sequence ATGATGATAACCCAGTTTACTACTGCACAATTACCCCCCAAAGAAAGGCATGATTACTGGCAAGAAGTGGTTTGCAATACGTTTGTCCCTTTAGCCTGTACACTCAATGATATGAACGATTTTAGTGCAAGCCTAGAAATTCGTGAGCTGGCGGAAGTGAAGGTGGTATCGATAGAGGCTTCGCCTCAGCTCGTGGAGCGGGGTAAAGAACATCGGTTTTCTTGTTCCGATGAATATATCTTACTGAGTCTAGCCCAAAGAGGTCGGGCAGGTATTCGCCAAGATAACCGTGAGGTCACTCTGTCAGCAGGTGAATTTAGCCTCTATGATACGCGCAAACCTTATCAATTATCTTTCACTGATCCATTCAAGCAAATAGTGGTGCGCATCCCCTATAAAGCGGTCATCGATCGTACGGGGCCCATCGATCATCTCACCGCGAGGCCTTTCTCTAATCAACAACCTTTCGGACGTTTAGCATATGATTTTTTTATGGGCGTTGCGGCCTTACCCGCAGGGCAGTCAGCGAAAACGCTAGGGAAAATCGCCGAACAAAGTATCGATTTATTGGCCATGGCGGTCTCGCCTCTCCTTCATCAAGAGAAAGCGACCACCCTTAGCCGTAATACGCTGCTTTATCGTATTAAACAGCATATTGCGACGCATCTCGATAGTCCCGAATTAACGCTTACTCAAGTAAGCCAGTTTTTTGGTATTTCTAGCCGATATGTAAACCAATTATTCAATGACGAACAGACCTCATTTGGACGCTATGTACTGGCGACACGCTTAGAAAGCTGCGCCGCGAGGCTTAGTCAAACACACTATGATCATCTAACCGTAAGTAGTATTGCGTATCGCTTTGGTTTTTATGATATGGCCTACTTTAGCCGGGCGTTTAAAGCGCGTTTTGGTATAACGGCTAAGGCCTACCGTAGAGAGAGCCGATACCCTGATACGTAA
- a CDS encoding LysR family transcriptional regulator codes for MRIKLHQLNILLEVAAQGSFGKAAKSLGLTQPAISKTIADIEDEIGLPILLRHARGIELNEYGQVLIRHAKAIDQSLHHAREEIDHLLGNAMRQLRIGFTSATSYGPLAKSVLAFQQQYPNVKIITQQNRPPILQRKITQKELDVAVVSRSDNVVEEGLESELLYSLGNFIIAGNNHPIKHPTSLKKLLTFPWIDWDEPQQPSLLSQLCARYNLPLPQNVIHCSSPEVTQYLLENSTMLSIWSTAGLPLLTQNPRLRKIAINETLPLTQVSIISATLGRNSSLTQHFIEILRHQTEQWLQQEGPEQFLAHHP; via the coding sequence ATGCGTATTAAATTACATCAATTGAATATTTTATTAGAAGTTGCCGCGCAGGGAAGTTTTGGTAAAGCAGCAAAGTCATTAGGATTAACCCAGCCCGCCATCAGTAAAACTATAGCCGATATTGAAGACGAGATAGGTCTACCCATATTACTGCGGCATGCACGAGGGATTGAATTAAATGAATATGGCCAGGTACTCATTCGCCACGCTAAAGCTATCGACCAATCTCTCCATCATGCCAGAGAAGAAATTGACCATTTACTCGGCAACGCCATGCGTCAACTTCGTATTGGTTTTACGTCGGCAACCAGTTATGGCCCGCTGGCAAAAAGTGTATTGGCTTTTCAACAACAGTACCCCAATGTGAAGATTATTACGCAGCAGAATCGGCCGCCTATTTTACAGCGTAAGATTACACAAAAAGAGCTGGACGTAGCCGTGGTGAGTCGTAGTGATAATGTTGTTGAAGAGGGGCTGGAAAGCGAATTACTCTATTCTCTAGGAAATTTTATCATCGCGGGGAATAACCATCCCATCAAACACCCCACCTCACTCAAAAAATTATTAACTTTCCCGTGGATTGATTGGGACGAACCCCAACAACCTTCATTACTCTCTCAGCTTTGCGCAAGGTATAATTTGCCCTTACCGCAGAATGTTATTCACTGTTCGTCCCCTGAAGTGACGCAATATTTGCTAGAAAATTCAACCATGCTCAGTATCTGGTCGACGGCTGGCTTGCCCCTTTTAACTCAGAATCCACGACTTCGCAAAATAGCGATTAATGAAACCCTCCCCCTCACTCAAGTCAGTATTATTTCGGCGACACTGGGTCGTAATAGCAGTTTAACCCAGCACTTTATTGAAATTCTTCGCCACCAAACAGAGCAGTGGTTACAACAAGAGGGACCAGAACAGTTTCTCGCCCATCATCCGTAG
- a CDS encoding MFS transporter: MTDLSRRKSLFAVTLGNGLEIYDFAVYSFFSVIIGHLFFPAENATLSLLLSVATFGIGFLVRPLGSIILGQYADRHGRKAALQRIMLLMGLGAMLVAVAPTWQQAGIWGPIILVTGRLIQGFSAGGEIGAATSWLLEAGEGQSRAQRVSWQMVSQGAAALSGAITGFILSHSLSIDALYSWGWRVPFIVGLLIIPLGFYMRSALPETHFTEPATVKASSSLGLLIKQHSRKLILGILLVMKSTTSFYIIVYYLPAYMVNTLAYPASQSYWLSMGAALITLVAPFFLGKFIDRVANLRGIMLFSIVISTVLTLPIFLAIIHHLSLPLTLTLIGVDQVMANLYAVAFFVLILEAFPAPLRASALSVIYAFGVTLFGGFAQFNVTFLLDLTHNALAPCAYLVLCGVISLGAIYFWKTKASSKMEQLYVN, translated from the coding sequence ATGACTGATTTATCGCGCCGTAAATCATTATTTGCCGTCACGCTCGGCAATGGCTTAGAAATTTATGATTTTGCTGTCTACAGTTTTTTCTCAGTGATTATTGGCCATCTTTTCTTTCCTGCAGAGAATGCGACACTCTCCCTGTTATTATCTGTTGCCACCTTTGGCATCGGATTTTTGGTGCGACCATTGGGCAGTATTATCTTAGGGCAATATGCTGACCGCCATGGAAGAAAAGCCGCGTTACAGCGTATCATGTTACTGATGGGGCTAGGGGCAATGCTGGTGGCAGTAGCCCCAACTTGGCAGCAAGCGGGTATTTGGGGACCCATTATTCTCGTGACGGGACGCCTGATTCAAGGTTTCTCCGCCGGTGGAGAAATTGGTGCAGCAACCAGTTGGTTGCTGGAAGCGGGTGAGGGACAGTCTCGGGCGCAACGGGTTAGCTGGCAGATGGTAAGTCAAGGAGCGGCTGCACTCAGTGGGGCGATAACCGGGTTTATCCTCAGTCACTCCTTATCGATTGATGCGCTTTATAGCTGGGGATGGCGAGTTCCTTTTATAGTAGGGCTTCTTATTATTCCCCTTGGGTTTTATATGCGCTCAGCGCTACCGGAAACACACTTCACTGAGCCAGCAACCGTTAAGGCGAGTTCTTCCCTCGGATTACTCATTAAACAACACAGCCGTAAACTCATTCTCGGTATTTTGCTGGTGATGAAGAGTACGACTAGCTTCTACATCATTGTCTACTATCTTCCTGCTTACATGGTCAATACGCTTGCGTATCCAGCGAGTCAGTCTTACTGGTTAAGTATGGGGGCAGCCTTAATTACCCTTGTCGCGCCGTTTTTTTTAGGTAAGTTCATTGATCGTGTTGCCAATCTGCGGGGCATTATGTTGTTCAGCATAGTGATTTCAACCGTACTGACGCTACCCATTTTCTTAGCCATTATTCATCATCTATCACTACCCCTGACGTTGACACTCATCGGTGTAGATCAAGTTATGGCTAACCTTTATGCCGTAGCGTTTTTTGTATTGATATTAGAGGCCTTCCCTGCGCCGTTGCGCGCATCAGCACTCTCGGTGATTTATGCTTTTGGCGTCACATTGTTCGGGGGATTTGCCCAGTTTAACGTTACTTTCCTACTCGATTTAACGCACAACGCCTTAGCCCCTTGTGCTTATTTGGTTCTCTGTGGCGTCATTTCATTGGGTGCCATCTACTTTTGGAAAACAAAGGCCTCATCAAAAATGGAGCAGCTATATGTTAATTAA
- a CDS encoding M20 aminoacylase family protein has translation MLIKEILEHEAQMIALRHDFHAHPELGFEEYRTSDVIAELLVKWGYTIERGIGKTGIVGTLTVGNGGKRLGIRADMDALPMQELAEVEYASQYPGKMHACGHDGHCAILLSAAKYLAETRRFSGTLRVIFQPSEESIGGARVMIEEGLFQRFPCDAIFGLHNYPLLPAGHFFTKSGPLMASSDSFTVTLSGKGGHGSAPEHCLDPLPCAANIVLALQTIVSRHIDPQIPAVVTVGSVQAGSTHNIIPDSVVIKINTRSFCPATRAEIEKQIRHIVTSQATSYHLTASIDKVFGYPATINDPEQTAFALAIARQTVGEECVGDPEEFEPLMGSEDFSFMLQEIPGCYLMLGTGKAEGDNYSVHHPRYEFNDECIAIGASYWARLTESFLN, from the coding sequence ATGTTAATTAAAGAGATACTTGAACATGAAGCGCAAATGATTGCACTACGTCATGATTTCCATGCGCACCCTGAACTCGGTTTCGAAGAATACCGAACGAGCGACGTTATTGCTGAGTTACTCGTAAAATGGGGCTATACGATTGAACGGGGAATAGGAAAAACGGGAATTGTTGGAACCTTGACTGTGGGCAATGGTGGGAAGCGCCTAGGTATTCGTGCAGACATGGATGCGCTTCCTATGCAAGAGTTAGCCGAGGTCGAGTACGCCAGCCAATATCCCGGCAAAATGCATGCCTGTGGCCATGATGGGCATTGTGCCATTCTGCTTTCTGCGGCAAAGTACCTGGCCGAAACCCGCCGTTTTTCCGGGACATTACGCGTTATCTTTCAACCTTCTGAAGAGTCCATCGGCGGGGCTAGAGTGATGATTGAAGAAGGTTTATTCCAACGTTTTCCTTGTGATGCCATATTTGGTTTACACAATTATCCGCTGTTACCCGCTGGGCACTTTTTCACCAAGTCAGGACCACTGATGGCGTCGTCTGACAGTTTCACGGTAACACTTTCAGGTAAAGGCGGGCACGGCTCGGCGCCAGAACATTGCCTTGATCCGCTGCCCTGTGCGGCGAATATTGTGCTGGCGTTACAGACCATTGTCAGTCGCCATATCGATCCTCAAATCCCGGCCGTGGTGACGGTAGGTAGCGTGCAAGCGGGATCTACCCACAATATTATTCCTGACAGTGTGGTCATCAAAATTAATACTCGCTCCTTTTGTCCAGCGACTCGGGCAGAGATTGAAAAACAGATTCGTCATATCGTAACGAGCCAAGCGACCAGCTATCACTTGACCGCGAGTATTGATAAAGTGTTTGGCTATCCTGCCACCATTAATGACCCTGAACAGACCGCCTTTGCACTAGCGATTGCCCGTCAAACGGTGGGAGAAGAGTGTGTAGGCGATCCTGAAGAGTTTGAGCCTCTGATGGGGAGTGAGGATTTTTCATTTATGCTGCAGGAGATACCGGGCTGCTACCTTATGCTTGGTACGGGTAAGGCAGAAGGCGACAATTATTCTGTCCATCATCCGCGCTATGAATTTAATGATGAATGTATCGCTATTGGGGCAAGCTATTGGGCGCGTCTCACTGAATCCTTCTTAAACTAA
- a CDS encoding mechanosensitive ion channel family protein, with protein sequence MQDLLILWHWILNNPVTYSLLAVTLMLLAGFVSSVICKFFLLSIVRKFILHTNSQRDTQKKDLRITRRLANIIPVVTVYFLSQLIPGLSEGLVEAIRTICGVLFIVNITMLINELLDTTKDVYARKHGSKAGSIKGYVQIGKIVVSSIATILVIATLSNKSPGIIISSLGAIAAVLMLVFQHTLISLVANIQVSSSHVIQLGDWIEMPVANISGEVTDIALHTITIRNWDNTLSQVPTKNFITETYTNWQPMFASGGRRIKRSFFIDQSSIAFATLALAETLDEQGSVIGDKIADYIRQNLALSSNQGITNLGLYRGYILSYLRQREDICNDMYVVVRQLSPTAEGLPIEIYCFTSNVFWNEYEETQSQIFEFMYATAGFFQLGIFQRPSGRDITSALPMEMSRVMGDE encoded by the coding sequence ATGCAAGACCTTTTGATCCTGTGGCACTGGATACTTAACAACCCTGTGACCTACTCCCTACTCGCCGTGACGTTGATGCTACTCGCGGGGTTTGTTTCCTCTGTTATCTGTAAATTCTTCTTACTTAGCATCGTAAGAAAATTTATTCTGCATACTAATAGTCAACGTGATACACAGAAAAAAGACCTACGAATTACCCGAAGATTGGCCAATATTATTCCGGTCGTCACCGTTTATTTCCTCTCACAACTGATACCTGGACTGTCGGAAGGGCTCGTTGAGGCGATAAGAACGATTTGTGGTGTGCTGTTTATCGTAAATATTACGATGTTAATTAATGAGTTATTGGATACCACCAAAGACGTCTATGCCCGTAAACATGGCTCCAAAGCCGGATCAATCAAGGGATACGTACAGATCGGTAAAATTGTTGTGTCATCTATCGCGACAATATTGGTTATCGCAACATTATCCAATAAATCACCCGGTATTATCATTTCTAGTTTGGGAGCCATTGCCGCAGTATTGATGCTGGTTTTCCAACATACGCTCATCTCACTTGTCGCCAATATACAAGTCTCCTCCTCCCATGTTATCCAACTGGGAGATTGGATTGAAATGCCCGTCGCCAATATCAGTGGTGAGGTAACCGATATTGCCTTACATACCATCACCATTCGCAATTGGGATAACACGCTATCCCAAGTGCCAACTAAAAACTTCATTACCGAGACTTACACCAACTGGCAGCCGATGTTTGCTTCAGGGGGAAGACGCATCAAACGGAGCTTTTTTATCGATCAATCGAGTATCGCGTTTGCTACGCTTGCCTTAGCCGAAACCCTTGACGAACAAGGTTCAGTGATCGGTGACAAAATCGCAGACTACATCCGCCAAAATCTCGCCCTTTCCTCTAATCAAGGCATAACCAATTTAGGCCTTTATCGTGGCTATATTTTGAGTTATTTACGGCAGAGAGAAGATATCTGTAACGATATGTATGTGGTGGTGCGCCAACTCAGCCCCACTGCTGAAGGGCTCCCTATTGAAATCTATTGTTTTACGTCCAACGTCTTCTGGAACGAGTACGAGGAGACACAATCCCAAATATTCGAGTTCATGTATGCGACCGCAGGATTTTTCCAGTTAGGGATTTTCCAGCGCCCTTCTGGGCGTGATATTACGAGCGCTTTGCCGATGGAAATGTCGCGTGTGATGGGTGATGAATAA
- a CDS encoding TolC family outer membrane protein, with protein MKKSRIGLMTLIILSVSQSLSFAAQAPLGWAAPLTSTTLKDAILFAFQRDPSVGQQAAQVGIGQAQIDQARSAWMPQLSLSGSAGHSQTTDSSGSLSNSTTWGMSLTQLVYDFGKTNNAIDQSEAQRNSYRYQLMATLSSVAEKTALDYVEVQRYSALVQAAQQNIVALQSVSRMAQLRAQAGLSSTSDELQTRTRVASMQATLQQYQATLMSERAKLAVLTGMNAAEYAPMPAALAIKDTSLNDIDYSLIPSVLAAKEMESSAQYGIQKVRAQYWPTISVRGGRTRYQSSNRSYWDNQIQLNVDAPIYQGGAVAAQVKQAQGAKEVAATQVDQARFDVLQKASVALADWLGAQSRNEVNKQQVLNADQTREVYKNEYTLNKRSINDLLSVEQDVWQAISSQINSQYDAWAAAINYATSLDTLLPLLGIEKNTRAGLPDLK; from the coding sequence ATGAAAAAAAGTAGAATAGGTTTAATGACGCTAATAATCTTGTCTGTTAGCCAATCACTGAGTTTTGCCGCCCAGGCTCCTCTTGGATGGGCGGCACCCTTAACTAGCACCACACTGAAAGATGCCATCCTGTTCGCTTTTCAACGCGATCCTTCGGTAGGTCAACAGGCTGCTCAGGTCGGAATTGGTCAAGCGCAAATTGACCAAGCACGTAGTGCATGGATGCCGCAATTATCATTAAGCGGCAGCGCAGGCCATAGCCAGACAACAGATTCCAGCGGTTCCTTAAGTAACTCCACGACTTGGGGAATGAGTTTAACGCAACTGGTTTATGACTTTGGTAAAACCAATAATGCGATTGACCAAAGCGAAGCACAACGCAATAGCTATCGCTATCAGCTGATGGCAACACTCTCTTCCGTGGCAGAAAAAACGGCCCTAGATTACGTCGAAGTGCAGCGCTATAGCGCGTTAGTGCAAGCAGCTCAGCAAAATATCGTGGCGCTGCAAAGTGTTTCTCGCATGGCACAGCTACGCGCACAGGCCGGGTTAAGTTCAACCTCTGACGAACTTCAAACGCGCACTCGGGTAGCCAGTATGCAAGCGACCCTCCAACAGTATCAAGCAACCTTAATGAGTGAACGCGCGAAACTCGCCGTGCTGACAGGGATGAATGCCGCCGAGTATGCGCCTATGCCAGCCGCATTAGCGATAAAAGATACCAGTCTCAATGATATCGATTATTCATTAATCCCTTCCGTATTGGCGGCTAAGGAGATGGAATCTTCAGCTCAATATGGCATTCAAAAAGTCCGCGCACAATATTGGCCAACGATCAGTGTTCGAGGTGGACGCACTCGTTACCAGTCGAGTAACCGATCTTATTGGGATAATCAAATACAGCTCAATGTTGATGCCCCGATTTATCAGGGAGGGGCCGTTGCGGCGCAGGTAAAACAAGCCCAAGGTGCGAAAGAGGTCGCGGCAACGCAAGTGGATCAAGCTCGTTTCGATGTCCTACAAAAGGCCTCAGTAGCCCTAGCGGATTGGCTCGGCGCACAATCCCGAAATGAGGTGAATAAACAACAGGTCCTTAATGCCGATCAAACCCGTGAAGTTTATAAAAACGAATACACCCTGAATAAAAGGAGTATTAACGATCTGTTAAGTGTGGAGCAAGATGTTTGGCAAGCTATCTCTTCACAAATTAACTCCCAATATGATGCATGGGCTGCAGCCATTAATTATGCAACATCGCTCGATACATTATTACCGTTACTCGGGATTGAAAAAAACACTCGCGCGGGATTACCAGACTTAAAGTGA